One part of the Lachnospiraceae bacterium JLR.KK002 genome encodes these proteins:
- the uvrA gene encoding excinuclease ABC subunit UvrA, whose product MAKAEKQYIKIRGANEHNLKNLDVDIPRNEFIVLTGLSGSGKSSLAFDTIYAEGQRRYMESLSSYARQFLGQMEKPDVEKIEGLSPAISIDQKSTNRNPRSTVGTVTEIYDYFRLLYARIGIPHCPVCGKEIKKQSVDQMVDQILSMEEGTKIQLLAPVVRGRKGTHQKLFEQSRRSGYVRVQVDGNIYDLTEEIPMDKNIKHNIEIVVDRLVVKPGIEKRLTDSVEGVLELAEGLMTVDVIGGEPVNFSQSFSCPDCGVSIEEIEPRSFSFNNPFGACPDCFGLGYKMEFDVDLMIPDKSLSIAAGAIQVMGWQSSTDKGSFTNAILTALAETYQFDLDTPYEELPKKIQNILINGTAGKELKVHYKGQRGEGVYDVAFEGLVRNVQRRYRETGSDTMKQEYEQFMRVTPCKTCGGQRLKREALAVTVSGKNIYEVTSMSIRKLQAFLKDMELTEHQKLIGAQVLKEIRARVGFLVDVGLDYLTLSRATGTLSGGEAQRIRLATQIGSGLVGVAYILDEPSIGLHQRDNDKLLNTLRNLKNLGNTLIVVEHDEDTMFAADHIVDIGPGAGEHGGRLVAQGTAQEIMKNKESVTGAYLSGRIKIPVPETRRKPAGFLKIKGAQENNLQNINVEIPLGVMTCVTGVSGSGKSSLTNEILYKRLARDLNRARVIPGKHKSIEGMEQLDKVIDIDQSPIGRTPRSNPATYTGVFDQIRDLFAATPDAKAKGYAKGRFSFNVKGGRCEACSGDGILKIEMHFLPDVYVPCEVCGGKRYNRETLEVKYKGKSIYDVLDMTVEEALTFFENVPSIKRKIETLYDVGLSYIKLGQPSTTLSGGEAQRIKLATELSRRSTGKTIYILDEPTTGLHFADVHKLTEILQRLAEGGNTVVVIEHNLDVIKTADYIIDMGPEGGDGGGMVIAKGTPEEVAEVKESYTGQYIKKYLK is encoded by the coding sequence ATGGCAAAAGCAGAAAAGCAGTATATTAAAATCAGGGGAGCCAATGAGCATAACCTGAAAAACCTGGATGTGGATATTCCGAGAAATGAATTTATCGTTTTAACGGGACTGAGCGGTTCCGGGAAATCCTCTCTGGCCTTTGATACCATTTATGCGGAAGGTCAGCGCAGATACATGGAATCTCTTTCTTCTTATGCAAGGCAGTTTCTGGGCCAGATGGAGAAGCCGGATGTGGAGAAGATTGAAGGGCTGTCTCCGGCCATTTCCATTGACCAGAAGTCTACCAACCGCAATCCCAGGTCCACCGTTGGAACAGTGACGGAAATTTACGATTATTTCCGTTTGCTGTATGCGAGAATTGGAATCCCCCATTGTCCGGTCTGCGGAAAAGAGATTAAAAAGCAGTCGGTGGATCAGATGGTAGACCAGATTCTGTCTATGGAGGAAGGAACCAAAATCCAGCTTCTGGCTCCGGTGGTCCGGGGACGCAAGGGAACCCATCAGAAATTATTTGAACAGTCCAGACGCAGCGGTTATGTGAGAGTGCAGGTTGACGGCAATATTTATGATCTGACAGAAGAAATCCCCATGGATAAAAATATCAAACACAACATTGAAATTGTGGTGGATCGTCTGGTGGTGAAGCCGGGCATTGAAAAGCGTCTGACAGATTCTGTGGAAGGTGTACTGGAACTGGCGGAAGGGCTGATGACGGTGGATGTGATTGGAGGCGAGCCGGTGAATTTTTCCCAGAGTTTTTCCTGCCCGGACTGCGGCGTCAGCATTGAAGAGATTGAGCCCAGAAGTTTTTCCTTTAACAATCCCTTCGGCGCCTGTCCGGACTGTTTTGGACTGGGGTATAAGATGGAATTTGATGTGGACCTGATGATTCCGGACAAGTCCTTAAGCATTGCGGCAGGAGCCATTCAGGTCATGGGATGGCAGTCCAGTACCGATAAGGGCAGCTTTACCAATGCCATTCTCACTGCACTGGCAGAAACATATCAGTTCGATTTGGATACGCCCTATGAAGAACTGCCAAAAAAAATTCAGAATATTCTGATAAATGGCACCGCGGGAAAAGAACTGAAGGTTCATTACAAGGGCCAGCGGGGAGAAGGGGTCTATGATGTGGCCTTTGAAGGGCTGGTACGGAATGTGCAGCGCCGGTACCGGGAGACCGGCTCCGATACCATGAAGCAGGAATATGAACAGTTTATGCGAGTGACTCCCTGTAAGACCTGCGGCGGTCAGCGGTTGAAGCGGGAAGCCCTTGCGGTGACTGTCTCCGGAAAGAATATTTACGAAGTCACATCCATGTCCATCCGAAAGCTGCAGGCATTTCTGAAAGATATGGAGCTGACGGAACATCAGAAACTGATTGGAGCTCAGGTGTTAAAAGAAATCCGGGCGAGAGTTGGATTTCTGGTGGATGTGGGACTGGATTATCTGACCTTATCCAGGGCAACGGGAACGCTGTCCGGTGGAGAAGCTCAGCGTATCCGGCTGGCCACTCAGATAGGTTCCGGGCTGGTGGGGGTGGCCTATATACTGGACGAGCCCAGTATCGGCCTGCATCAGCGGGATAATGACAAGCTGCTGAATACCCTTCGGAATCTGAAAAATCTGGGAAATACCCTGATTGTGGTGGAGCATGATGAGGACACCATGTTTGCGGCAGATCATATTGTGGATATCGGACCTGGAGCCGGAGAGCACGGGGGACGTCTGGTGGCTCAGGGAACTGCTCAGGAAATCATGAAAAATAAGGAATCCGTGACAGGGGCTTATCTGAGCGGCAGAATTAAGATACCCGTTCCGGAAACCAGAAGAAAGCCTGCTGGTTTTCTGAAAATCAAAGGGGCTCAGGAAAATAATCTGCAGAACATCAATGTGGAAATTCCCCTGGGCGTTATGACCTGTGTGACCGGAGTATCTGGTTCCGGCAAGTCTTCCCTTACCAATGAAATTCTCTACAAGCGTCTGGCAAGGGATTTAAACCGGGCCAGAGTGATTCCGGGCAAACATAAATCCATTGAAGGGATGGAGCAGCTGGACAAGGTAATCGATATTGACCAGTCTCCCATTGGAAGGACGCCGCGGTCCAATCCGGCAACTTACACAGGAGTATTTGACCAGATACGGGATTTGTTTGCAGCGACGCCGGATGCCAAAGCCAAAGGATATGCCAAAGGGAGGTTCAGCTTTAATGTAAAAGGCGGCCGCTGTGAGGCATGTTCCGGCGACGGTATTCTGAAGATAGAAATGCATTTCCTGCCGGATGTTTATGTGCCCTGTGAGGTGTGCGGCGGCAAACGTTACAACAGAGAGACTCTGGAGGTAAAATATAAAGGAAAAAGCATTTACGATGTACTGGATATGACCGTGGAGGAAGCACTGACTTTCTTTGAAAATGTCCCTTCTATTAAGAGGAAAATTGAAACATTATACGATGTAGGGCTTTCCTATATCAAACTGGGCCAGCCTTCTACCACCCTGTCCGGCGGGGAAGCCCAGCGGATTAAGCTGGCCACGGAGCTGAGCCGGCGCAGTACAGGGAAAACCATCTATATTCTGGATGAACCCACCACAGGCCTCCATTTTGCAGATGTGCATAAGCTGACGGAAATTTTGCAGCGTCTGGCGGAAGGCGGCAATACGGTGGTGGTAATAGAGCATAATCTGGATGTGATAAAGACAGCGGATTATATCATTGATATGGGGCCGGAAGGAGGAGATGGCGGCGGTATGGTCATTGCAAAGGGAACTCCGGAAGAAGTGGCGGAAGTGAAAGAATCCTATACCGGCCAGTATATTAAAAAATATCTGAAATAA
- a CDS encoding methyl-accepting chemotaxis protein encodes MEKKTIKQIIVFYVMSVSITLGVLLTVVMIISSFVSTDSVLLENLQMMAKTSSQNVSANLHLLTDRMTNLALEEVLTDEEASKEEKQEVLNERESRIEFVWLGGYDLSGQKMYGDKAAPESIAEEKFYTYLTKTNNIVIDEPRYENDICQLRVALPMTREGEVDSYLVGSYKYDLLHDVLSNINIGVTGSSYMINEEGTIIADKDLEYMQKHENVYGLYDSGKNKAVFDNMINSQTGSESMRLHGIRHYVAYAPVPGTNWTLIVDAPRREFQGILFTSVFVCILLAVILLVASRYVIVRMADSISDSLSLATGRLTALSEGNLKDEVVLAETNDEAEVLTNALAKTISSMDGYINDIKSSLGFLSEGDYSREVPDTFTGDFVAIREALTAITVSLNETMRRINHSSLAVNENSSEVSGYARRLYDGSTEQAVALERLSSSIQKITEQIGHITENAEQVKKCAGGAEYKVSQGQEHMGAMQEAMKDIYANMQEIIKISQLIEEISSQTSLLALNASIEAARAGESGKGFAVVAQQIGVLADQTADALKQTGDMIEQANMSIKRGMEAAELTADSFQEINAATEEFTGISHNMARVVEEQKKAVSMVTQEVDKVLEIANTNQQLARETDETAAMSLTQAEELGEVVAAVKLKEGDPE; translated from the coding sequence ATGGAGAAGAAAACAATCAAACAGATTATCGTGTTTTATGTAATGTCTGTATCCATTACCCTTGGAGTTCTGCTTACCGTTGTAATGATTATCAGCAGTTTTGTTTCCACAGATTCTGTTTTACTGGAAAATCTGCAGATGATGGCTAAAACGTCTTCACAGAACGTGAGCGCCAATCTGCATTTGCTGACGGACCGGATGACCAATCTGGCGCTGGAGGAGGTTCTGACGGATGAGGAAGCCTCGAAAGAAGAAAAACAGGAGGTTCTGAATGAGCGGGAAAGCCGGATTGAATTTGTCTGGCTGGGCGGCTATGATTTGTCCGGGCAGAAAATGTACGGGGATAAGGCCGCTCCGGAAAGCATCGCAGAAGAAAAATTTTATACATATCTTACAAAAACAAATAATATTGTCATAGATGAACCGCGGTATGAGAATGACATATGTCAGCTTCGGGTTGCCCTGCCCATGACAAGAGAAGGAGAAGTGGATTCTTATCTGGTAGGAAGTTATAAATACGATTTGCTGCACGACGTACTGTCCAATATCAATATCGGAGTGACAGGCTCTTCCTACATGATTAACGAAGAGGGAACAATTATTGCGGATAAGGATTTGGAATATATGCAGAAACATGAAAATGTGTACGGACTGTATGATTCCGGGAAAAATAAAGCGGTATTTGACAATATGATAAATTCCCAGACAGGTTCAGAGTCCATGAGACTGCATGGAATCCGCCATTATGTGGCTTATGCGCCTGTACCTGGAACTAACTGGACGCTGATTGTGGATGCGCCCCGGAGGGAATTTCAGGGAATATTGTTTACTTCTGTGTTTGTATGCATTTTGCTGGCAGTGATTCTTCTGGTGGCGTCCCGGTATGTGATTGTGAGAATGGCGGACAGCATTTCCGATTCCCTTTCACTGGCTACAGGAAGGCTGACAGCTCTGTCGGAGGGAAATCTGAAAGACGAGGTGGTGCTGGCGGAAACCAATGATGAGGCTGAAGTGCTGACAAATGCACTGGCGAAAACCATATCCAGTATGGACGGGTATATCAATGATATCAAATCCTCTCTTGGATTTCTGTCGGAAGGAGACTATTCCAGAGAAGTACCGGATACATTTACCGGGGATTTTGTGGCAATCCGGGAGGCTCTGACCGCCATTACGGTTTCCCTGAATGAAACCATGCGCAGAATTAATCATTCCTCCCTGGCAGTAAATGAAAATTCCTCCGAGGTGTCCGGTTATGCCAGACGGCTTTATGATGGTTCTACGGAGCAGGCAGTGGCGCTGGAACGACTCAGTAGCAGTATTCAGAAAATTACGGAGCAGATTGGACATATTACGGAAAATGCGGAACAGGTAAAGAAATGTGCAGGAGGCGCCGAATATAAAGTCAGTCAGGGACAGGAGCACATGGGAGCCATGCAGGAGGCGATGAAAGATATTTATGCAAATATGCAGGAAATTATCAAAATCAGCCAGTTAATAGAAGAAATATCTTCTCAGACAAGTCTGCTGGCATTGAATGCTTCCATCGAGGCGGCCCGCGCCGGAGAATCGGGAAAAGGATTCGCGGTGGTAGCTCAGCAGATTGGTGTTCTGGCTGACCAGACAGCCGATGCCCTGAAACAGACGGGAGATATGATTGAGCAGGCGAATATGTCTATCAAAAGGGGAATGGAAGCCGCGGAATTAACAGCAGATTCTTTCCAGGAAATCAATGCGGCTACGGAAGAATTTACCGGAATTTCCCATAATATGGCCCGTGTGGTGGAAGAACAGAAAAAAGCAGTTTCCATGGTAACGCAGGAAGTAGACAAAGTGTTGGAGATTGCCAATACCAATCAGCAGCTTGCCAGGGAAACGGACGAGACAGCGGCCATGTCTCTGACCCAGGCGGAAGAACTGGGTGAAGTGGTGGCAGCAGTAAAGTTAAAGGAAGGTGATCCGGAATGA
- a CDS encoding FMN-binding protein, with protein sequence MKKKFLAAFVMTTAVLLTGCGNKMEDGYYTAEMSGFSHGWKEYVCIQVKDDTIVSAEFNAKDESGFIKAWDNEYMRNMSSKERTYPNKYTREYVRQLIEGQRDTKVDILSGATHSGENFTKLIEAAMKQAEQGDSTTILVEMEAEEE encoded by the coding sequence ATGAAAAAGAAATTTCTGGCGGCATTTGTGATGACAACAGCGGTTCTGCTGACAGGCTGCGGCAATAAAATGGAGGATGGTTATTATACTGCTGAAATGTCCGGTTTTTCTCATGGATGGAAAGAATATGTCTGCATTCAGGTGAAGGATGATACCATTGTCTCAGCGGAATTTAACGCAAAAGATGAGAGCGGCTTTATCAAAGCATGGGACAATGAATATATGCGGAATATGAGCAGTAAGGAGAGGACTTATCCCAATAAATATACCAGGGAATATGTGCGGCAGCTGATTGAAGGGCAGAGGGATACAAAGGTGGATATACTGAGCGGGGCCACTCATTCCGGCGAGAATTTCACGAAACTGATTGAAGCTGCCATGAAGCAGGCGGAACAGGGAGACTCCACCACGATTCTGGTGGAGATGGAAGCGGAAGAAGAATAA
- a CDS encoding rod shape-determining protein: protein MMSTDIGIDLGTASILVYIKGKGVVLKEPSVVAFDRDTNKIKAIGEEARLMLGRTPGNIVAVRPLRQGVISDYTVTEKMLKYFIQKAMGKKSFRKPRISVCVPSGVTEVEKKAVEDATYQAGAREVSIIEEPIAAAIGAGVDISKPCGNMIVDIGGGTADIAVISLGGTVVSTSIKIAGDDFDEAIVRYMRKKHNLLIGERTAEDIKIKIGTCFPLAQNDTMDVRGRNLVTGLPKTVSVSSEETEEALREATLQIVEAVHSVLEKTPPELAADVADRGIILTGGGALLRGLEELIEDRTGINTMTAEEPMTCVAIGTGKYVEFLSGKTDE, encoded by the coding sequence ATGATGTCAACTGATATTGGAATTGACCTGGGAACAGCAAGTATCCTTGTATATATAAAAGGAAAAGGCGTTGTGCTGAAAGAGCCCTCAGTGGTGGCATTTGACAGAGATACCAACAAAATAAAAGCCATTGGAGAAGAGGCCCGTCTGATGCTGGGAAGAACTCCGGGAAACATTGTTGCGGTAAGACCTTTGCGCCAGGGGGTTATTTCTGACTACACAGTGACCGAAAAAATGTTAAAGTACTTTATTCAGAAAGCCATGGGCAAGAAAAGTTTCCGCAAACCCAGAATCAGCGTATGCGTACCAAGCGGTGTTACCGAAGTGGAGAAAAAGGCTGTGGAAGACGCCACGTATCAGGCAGGGGCAAGAGAAGTTTCCATTATAGAAGAACCCATAGCCGCCGCTATTGGCGCCGGTGTGGATATCTCCAAGCCGTGCGGTAATATGATTGTGGATATCGGCGGAGGTACTGCGGACATTGCAGTGATTTCCCTGGGAGGAACGGTGGTAAGTACCTCGATTAAGATTGCAGGGGATGATTTTGACGAAGCCATCGTACGTTATATGAGGAAGAAGCATAACTTACTGATAGGAGAGAGAACTGCCGAGGACATTAAGATAAAGATTGGAACCTGTTTTCCGCTGGCACAGAATGATACCATGGACGTCAGGGGACGTAATCTTGTCACAGGCCTTCCGAAAACCGTATCCGTATCTTCGGAGGAGACGGAGGAAGCTCTCCGGGAAGCTACCTTACAGATTGTGGAAGCCGTACACAGCGTACTGGAGAAAACACCTCCGGAACTGGCGGCAGACGTGGCAGACCGGGGAATTATTTTAACGGGCGGCGGCGCATTGCTCCGCGGGCTGGAAGAACTGATAGAGGACCGAACCGGAATCAATACCATGACAGCAGAGGAGCCCATGACCTGTGTGGCCATCGGAACCGGCAAATACGTGGAATTTTTATCCGGTAAGACAGATGAGTGA
- a CDS encoding flagellar hook-basal body protein, with translation MVKGLYTAYTGMINQQNRLDVLTNNLANSATNGFKKEGSTSQAFDDMLAIKIKDTSAMGLSRRLGDVSLGVKIGECYTDYGQGSFRVTDNVYDLAIDGDGFFAISFTNKAGETSVKYTRDGAFTVNREGYLMTKDGDYVLNQAAAQAGNPGQAGYIRVDPNVELKVDENGNLYQNNAMVGQVGVVDFADYNFLSKYGENMYDLVEGGQVQATDARVIQGTLEMSNVNVISEMVEMITISRAYETNQKIIQSIDGTLEKAVNNIGKA, from the coding sequence ATGGTAAAGGGATTATATACTGCGTATACAGGGATGATAAACCAGCAGAACAGACTGGACGTACTTACCAACAATCTGGCGAATTCTGCAACGAACGGATTCAAAAAAGAAGGATCAACTTCCCAGGCCTTCGATGATATGCTTGCAATTAAGATTAAGGACACTTCGGCTATGGGGCTGTCCAGAAGACTGGGAGATGTGAGCCTGGGAGTTAAGATTGGGGAGTGTTATACGGACTACGGGCAGGGCTCTTTCCGTGTGACAGATAACGTCTATGACCTGGCTATTGACGGTGACGGATTTTTTGCCATTTCCTTCACCAACAAGGCAGGAGAGACTTCTGTGAAATATACTAGGGATGGTGCTTTTACCGTCAACAGGGAAGGATACCTGATGACGAAGGATGGGGATTATGTGCTGAATCAGGCGGCGGCCCAGGCGGGAAATCCGGGGCAGGCCGGATACATACGGGTAGACCCCAACGTAGAACTGAAAGTAGATGAGAATGGAAATCTTTACCAGAATAATGCCATGGTGGGACAGGTAGGCGTGGTGGATTTTGCAGACTATAATTTCCTGTCCAAATATGGCGAGAATATGTATGATCTGGTGGAGGGCGGCCAGGTTCAGGCCACGGATGCGAGAGTGATTCAGGGAACCCTGGAGATGTCCAATGTGAACGTGATATCTGAGATGGTGGAGATGATTACCATTTCAAGAGCCTATGAGACCAATCAGAAAATTATTCAGTCTATAGATGGCACACTTGAAAAAGCTGTAAATAATATCGGCAAAGCATAG
- a CDS encoding flagellar hook-basal body protein has product MMRSLWSAASGMISQQTAVDTIAHNLSNVNTTGYKTEKTEFKSLLYQTLQTRTTTANGENKPIPAQVGLGTRVASITSNFTQGSMLASESFTAMAIAGDGFFAVRGADGNTYYTRNGDFKLSVGNDGNLTLVTADGYPVLSSDGNPITMPGDVSNSKIQVTTEGAFGYMDGNGNFVNAGNIGLFQFSNPAGLEKLSNSLLAVSDASGQPLNEANTANLIRSEIRQKYVEGSNVQVADEMVNLIVAQRAYEMNSKAIQASDDMLSQANQLKR; this is encoded by the coding sequence ATGATGAGATCATTGTGGTCGGCAGCGTCCGGCATGATTTCCCAGCAGACGGCAGTGGATACCATTGCTCACAATCTGTCAAATGTGAATACCACCGGATACAAGACCGAGAAAACGGAATTCAAATCTCTGTTATATCAGACACTGCAGACCAGAACAACCACTGCAAACGGAGAGAATAAACCGATTCCTGCCCAGGTGGGGCTTGGAACGCGGGTAGCGTCCATTACTTCCAATTTTACGCAGGGTTCCATGCTGGCCAGTGAGAGCTTTACAGCTATGGCAATCGCCGGAGACGGATTTTTTGCAGTGCGCGGAGCAGACGGAAATACCTATTATACCAGGAACGGGGATTTTAAGCTGAGTGTGGGCAATGACGGAAATCTTACGCTGGTAACAGCGGACGGTTATCCGGTGCTGAGCAGCGACGGGAATCCCATTACCATGCCTGGGGATGTGAGCAACAGTAAAATACAGGTAACTACCGAGGGTGCGTTCGGATATATGGACGGCAACGGGAATTTTGTAAATGCAGGAAACATCGGACTGTTCCAGTTCAGTAACCCGGCGGGTCTGGAGAAGCTGTCCAACAGTCTTCTGGCCGTGTCGGACGCTTCCGGACAGCCTTTGAATGAGGCAAATACCGCGAATCTGATAAGAAGCGAGATACGTCAGAAATATGTGGAAGGCTCCAATGTACAGGTGGCAGACGAGATGGTAAATCTGATTGTGGCCCAGAGAGCCTATGAAATGAATTCCAAGGCAATTCAGGCTTCAGACGATATGCTGAGCCAGGCAAACCAGTTGAAGCGTTAA
- a CDS encoding rod-binding protein: protein MSLDLNAINSCYNNYNMDTATDSAGKLEETLKSDLSTATEEELMDVCKDFEAYFVEQMFKAMQRMVPESEEDVSASTRQLKDYYKEQMTQSFAEQATEGEGLGIAQILYDQMKRNYGLE from the coding sequence ATGAGTCTTGATTTAAATGCAATTAATTCCTGTTACAATAATTATAATATGGATACAGCCACCGATTCTGCCGGCAAGCTGGAGGAAACGCTGAAGTCTGATTTGTCCACAGCCACCGAAGAAGAACTGATGGATGTATGCAAAGATTTTGAGGCATATTTTGTGGAGCAGATGTTCAAGGCAATGCAACGGATGGTGCCGGAATCTGAAGAAGATGTTTCCGCTTCTACCAGGCAGTTAAAGGATTATTACAAAGAACAGATGACTCAGAGTTTTGCAGAACAGGCTACGGAGGGAGAAGGACTGGGAATTGCACAGATACTGTACGACCAGATGAAGCGCAATTACGGTCTGGAATAA
- a CDS encoding ATP-dependent RecD-like DNA helicase: METLSGYVEHIVFQNTENGYTVLNLVCEEEEITCVGIFHGVSEGECLELTGEYTIHPSYGRQFKTSSFQVKPPEDMISVERYLASGAIKGIGAALAARIVKKFREDTIRIIEEEPERLAEVKGISQRKAMEIAEQAEGKRELRQAMIFLQQYGISQTLGAKIFQAYGQELYGILKENPYRLADDIQGVGFRIADEIASRVGIHTDSDFRIRSGILYALVQAALEGHTCLPEYLLTGKASEILGVAPEYIEKHYMDLAIEKKLVIREQEDSRYIYGASYYYMEANTAAMLEQLDFSFEVPEAEIRQRIRSIEQDTGMVLDELQAEAVKEAVTNGLMILTGGPGTGKTTTINTIIRYFELEGMDIFLAAPTGRAAKRMSETTGFEARTIHRLLELNGGAEGKEGFERNEQNPLEADVIIIDEMSMVDISLMYALLKAVAEGTRLILSGDVNQLPSVGPGSVLKDMIDSGRFHVVRLNKIFRQAAQSDIIVNAHKINRGEEVIPDNQSMDFFFLKRYDANVIISVVIQLIQQKLPKFVDAEPFDIQVLTPMRKGLLGVERLNGILQKYLNPPEQGKREKEHGDIIFREGDKVMQIKNNYQLEWEIRSKYGLAIDKGAGIFNGDMGRIRSINTYQELVTVEFDEGRMVDYSFKQLDELELAYAITIHKSQGSEYPAVVIPLLTGPRMLMNRNLLYTAVTRARKCVTLVGNDATFQEMIANVSEQKRYTGLKDRLIR, translated from the coding sequence GTGGAAACTTTGTCAGGATATGTGGAACATATTGTTTTTCAGAATACGGAGAATGGATATACCGTATTAAATCTGGTCTGTGAGGAAGAAGAGATTACCTGCGTGGGAATTTTTCACGGGGTCAGCGAAGGGGAGTGCCTGGAACTGACGGGAGAATACACCATCCATCCTTCCTACGGCAGACAGTTTAAGACCTCCTCTTTTCAGGTAAAACCTCCCGAAGATATGATATCGGTGGAGCGTTATCTTGCTTCCGGAGCCATTAAGGGAATCGGCGCGGCTCTGGCAGCCAGGATTGTGAAAAAGTTCCGGGAAGATACCATACGGATTATTGAGGAGGAGCCGGAACGACTGGCAGAAGTGAAGGGAATCAGCCAGCGCAAGGCAATGGAAATTGCAGAACAGGCCGAGGGGAAGCGGGAATTGCGGCAGGCCATGATTTTCCTGCAGCAATACGGTATTTCCCAGACACTTGGGGCAAAAATTTTTCAGGCATATGGCCAGGAACTGTATGGGATTTTAAAGGAAAATCCATACCGTCTGGCAGATGATATTCAAGGTGTGGGTTTTCGGATTGCGGATGAAATTGCATCCAGAGTCGGAATCCACACCGATTCTGATTTTCGCATCCGCAGCGGCATTCTCTATGCACTGGTACAGGCCGCTCTGGAGGGCCATACCTGCCTGCCGGAATATCTGCTGACCGGGAAGGCCAGTGAGATTCTGGGAGTTGCTCCGGAATATATTGAGAAACATTACATGGATCTGGCCATAGAGAAGAAACTGGTTATCCGGGAACAGGAGGATAGCCGGTATATTTACGGAGCCAGTTATTATTATATGGAAGCCAATACGGCGGCCATGCTGGAACAGCTTGATTTTTCTTTTGAAGTGCCGGAAGCGGAAATCCGCCAACGGATCCGGAGTATTGAGCAGGATACGGGAATGGTGCTGGATGAACTTCAGGCAGAGGCCGTAAAGGAAGCAGTTACCAATGGACTGATGATTCTGACAGGAGGGCCCGGAACAGGAAAAACCACTACCATCAATACGATTATCCGTTATTTTGAGCTGGAAGGCATGGATATTTTTCTGGCGGCGCCTACGGGACGGGCGGCCAAACGGATGAGTGAAACCACAGGATTTGAAGCCCGTACCATTCACCGTCTGCTGGAGTTAAACGGCGGAGCAGAAGGAAAAGAAGGTTTTGAGCGCAATGAGCAGAATCCTCTGGAGGCAGATGTGATTATCATTGATGAAATGTCAATGGTGGATATTTCCCTGATGTATGCATTGCTCAAAGCAGTGGCTGAAGGCACCAGACTGATTCTGTCCGGAGATGTAAACCAGCTTCCCAGTGTGGGGCCGGGGAGCGTACTGAAAGACATGATTGATTCCGGTCGGTTTCATGTGGTGCGGCTGAATAAAATTTTCCGTCAGGCAGCTCAGAGTGATATTATTGTCAATGCCCATAAAATCAATCGGGGCGAAGAGGTCATTCCGGACAATCAGAGTATGGATTTCTTTTTTCTGAAGCGGTATGACGCCAACGTAATCATCAGTGTGGTGATTCAGCTGATACAGCAGAAGCTGCCCAAATTTGTGGATGCGGAGCCTTTTGATATTCAGGTGCTGACACCCATGCGGAAAGGACTGCTGGGCGTGGAGCGGCTGAACGGGATTCTGCAGAAGTATCTGAACCCGCCGGAACAGGGGAAACGGGAGAAAGAACATGGCGATATTATCTTCCGGGAGGGAGATAAAGTCATGCAGATTAAGAATAATTATCAGCTTGAATGGGAGATACGCAGTAAATACGGACTGGCTATTGATAAGGGAGCCGGAATTTTCAACGGTGATATGGGACGGATTCGCAGTATCAATACATACCAGGAACTGGTTACGGTGGAATTTGATGAAGGCAGAATGGTGGATTATTCCTTTAAACAACTGGATGAACTGGAACTCGCCTATGCCATCACCATTCACAAATCCCAGGGAAGCGAATATCCGGCAGTGGTAATTCCCCTGCTGACAGGCCCCAGAATGCTGATGAACCGGAACCTGCTGTATACGGCGGTGACCAGAGCCCGGAAATGTGTGACACTGGTGGGGAATGATGCGACATTTCAGGAAATGATTGCAAACGTCAGCGAGCAGAAGCGGTATACAGGGCTGAAAGACAGATTAATACGATAA